In a genomic window of Chrysemys picta bellii isolate R12L10 chromosome 1, ASM1138683v2, whole genome shotgun sequence:
- the LOC101946469 gene encoding olfactory receptor 52B2-like, translating into MMPADNQTVFDPVSYILIGIPGTEESHFWLAIPFCLIYVASLFGNSLLLFIILTERSLHEPMYLFVSMLAVADLLLSTTTVPKMLAVFWFRAGEISFAACLTQMFFIHASFIAESAILLAMAFDRYVAICDPLRYTAVLTKSVIGKMGLAVVTRSFCIIFPLIILMKQLKFCRTNLLPHAYCDYMVIARLACDDITVNVWYGVAVAILVICLDIVLIAVSYGLILRAVFRLPSKEARLKALRTCGSHVCVILMFYVPSVFSSLAHQFGHIIPGYIVNLLANLYVLIPPMLNPIVYGVTTKEILNRVINVFYRCCSRSSLLS; encoded by the coding sequence ATGATGCCAGCTGACAATCAGACTGTTTTTGACCCTGTTAGTTACATCCTGATCGGCATCCCGGGTACGGAGGAGTCTCATTTCTGGCTTGCCATCCCCTTCTGTCTGATTTACGTTGCATCACTTTTTGGGAACTCTCTCCTACTATTCATCATACTAACAGAAcgaagcctccatgagcccatgtatcTATTCGTGTCCATGCTGGCCGTTGCTGATCTGCTGTTATCTACCACTACAGTGCCCAAGATGCTGGCTGTATTCTGGTTTAGAGCGGGAGAAATTTCTTTTGCTGCCTGCCTgacccagatgttcttcatccATGCCAGTTTTATTGCCGAGTCGGCCATCCTACTGGCCATGGCGTTTGATCGGTACGTTGCCATCTGCGACCCCCTGAGATATACCGCTGTGCTAACCAAGTCTGTGATCGGGAAGATGGGGCTGGCAGTTGTCACAAGAAGTTTCTGTATCATTTTTCCTCTCATCATTCTCATGAAGCAGCTGAAGTTCTGCAGAACCAACCTCCTGCCTCACGCCTATTGTGACTACATGGTCATAGCCCGGCTGGCCTGCGACGACATCACCGTCAACGTCTGGTATGGTGTAGCTGTGGCTATTTTAGtaatttgtttagatattgtgctCATTGCTGTATCATATGGGTTGATCCTCAGGGCTGTCTTCCGGCTCCCATCCAAGGAAGCCCGGCTCAAGGCTCTCCGCACCTGCGGCTCCCATGTCTGTGTCATACTGATGTTCTACGTGCCGTCTGTTTTCTCCTCTTTAGCACACCAGTTTGGGCACATCATCCCAGGTTATATTGTCAACCTACTGGCCAACCTCTATGTGCTCATTCCCCCCATGTTAAACCCCATCGTTTATGGGGTGACAACAAAAGAGATCCTGAACCGGGTGATCAATGTGTTTTATCGATGCTGCAGCAGAAGCTCCCTGCTGAGCTAA